A genome region from Arachis duranensis cultivar V14167 chromosome 6, aradu.V14167.gnm2.J7QH, whole genome shotgun sequence includes the following:
- the LOC107492508 gene encoding transcription termination factor MTERF9, chloroplastic, with product MKAIQFRTPRLYYDTFHPTINFQIPSSSLSLPKPMISRCSIVQSHHPNFTISYLIDSCGLSPDTAALTSQKLHLPSAERPDSVLTLLREHGFTDTQISNLIRKRPLLLLANPDILLPKFQFFLSIGISNTNLARTLTADPTLLTRSLEKQIIPSYNFLKSVLISDEKVAASLKRTSWVFLEDHKKNLVPNLNLLKEMDVPESCVTLLLTHFPEALMQKKENFAKLSKEIKEMGFNPKKTTFVLAIHVLSGEGNKSIYNRCYEVYKRWGWSDDDILTAFKKHPHCMILSEDKIMKTMDYLVNKMGWPSGMIVRCPVVLFFSLEKRIKPRCSVAKVLLMKGLIKRKLSLSTLLLPDEDSFLEKYVIKYELQVPQLWSVYQKKLDFMSVI from the coding sequence ATGAAAGCAATCCAATTCCGTACGCCTAGGTTGTACTATGACACATTTCATCCCACAATCAACTTCCAGataccatcatcatcattatcactcCCTAAACCAATGATCTCCCGCTGCAGCATAGTCCAATCTCACCACCCCAATTTCACAATCTCATACCTGATTGACTCTTGTGGTCTCTCTCCAGACACAGCTGCTCTTACTTCCCAAAAGCTTCACCTTCCTTCTGCTGAAAGACCAGACTCTGTTCTCACCCTTCTCAGGGAGCATGGTTTCACAGATACCCAGATTTCAAACCTCATCAGAAAACGCCCATTGCTCCTCTTAGCAAACCCAGATATCCTCTTGCCAAAGTTTCAATTTTTCCTCTCCATTGGGATTTCCAATACCAACCTCGCAAGAACCCTAACCGCTGACCCAACCCTTTTGACCCGCAGCTTGGAGAAACAGATCATACCCTCTTACAATTTCCTCAAGAGTGTGTTGATTTCTGATGAAAAGGTTGCAGCTTCATTGAAGCGCACATCTTGGGTCTTCCTCGAGGATCACAAGAAGAATCTCGTACCAAACCTCAATCTCCTAAAAGAGATGGATGTTCCTGAATCATGTGTTACGCTATTGCTGACTCATTTCCCGGAGGCATTGATGCAGAAAAAGGAAAACTTTGCAAAGCTTTCTAAGGAGATTAAAGAAATGGGGTTTAATCCAAAAAAGACAACTTTTGTGTTGGCCATTCATGTGCTCTCAGGTGAAGGTAACAAATCCATATATAACCGCTGTTACGAGGTTTATAAGAGGTGGGGTTGGTCAGATGATGACATCCTTACGGCATTCAAGAAGCACCCACATTGTATGATACTTTCAGAGGATAAGATAATGAAGACAATGGATTACTTGGTGAATAAGATGGGTTGGCCTTCAGGGATGATTGTTAGGTGCCCAGTGGTGCTGTTTTTCAGCTTGGAGAAGAGGATTAAACCTAGGTGCTCTGTTGCTAAGGTTTTGTTGATGAAGGGATTGATTAAGAGGAAGTTGAGCTTGTCCACTTTGCTGTTGCCTGATGAGGACAGTTTCTTGGAGAAGTATGTGATCAAGTATGAGCTGCAGGTGCCTCAGTTGTGGAGTGTGTATCAGAAGAAGTTGGATTTTATGAGTgtgatttga